Proteins from one Paraburkholderia acidisoli genomic window:
- a CDS encoding VOC family protein has product MTLIDHLDHLVLTCVDPEATKHFYTEVLQMQLEHFGAGRLAFRFGNQKINLHVRGAEFEPKAHVPVPGALDLCFIAAVPLQAVIAHLEAMQWPIVEGPVERTGATQKLRSVYVRDPDLNLIEISEPI; this is encoded by the coding sequence ATGACCTTGATCGACCACCTCGACCACCTGGTGCTGACCTGCGTGGACCCCGAGGCCACGAAGCACTTCTATACCGAAGTCCTGCAGATGCAACTGGAGCATTTCGGCGCCGGGCGCCTCGCGTTTCGCTTCGGCAACCAGAAGATCAATCTGCATGTGCGCGGCGCCGAGTTCGAGCCGAAGGCGCACGTGCCCGTGCCCGGCGCGCTCGATCTGTGCTTTATCGCGGCGGTGCCGCTACAGGCGGTGATCGCGCATCTGGAAGCGATGCAATGGCCCATCGTGGAAGGGCCGGTGGAGCGCACGGGCGCGACGCAGAAGCTTCGCTCGGTTTATGTGCGCGACCCCGATCTCAATCTCATCGAAATTTCCGAACCAATCTGA